A genomic stretch from Methanomassiliicoccales archaeon includes:
- a CDS encoding phosphoglycerate dehydrogenase — MKILVTDEISKEGLEILRRDSSVEVDIRPNISHEELIKIIHEYDGIIIRSGTKITRDVIDAGKNLKVIGRAGVGVDNVDVEYATMKGILVMNTPSANIISAAEHTMAMILVLARNIVWADASLKSGKWERSKFTGIELSGKTLAIIGLGRVGAEVAKRAKAFQMRLIGYDPFISPETAVKVGVRLLPLEKALEEADIVTIHAPLTPSTYHLIGKDQINLMKPTALLVNCARGGIVDEEALYEALKTKRIAGAALDVFEKEPPIGSKLLELPNIVTTPHLGASTREAQERVSLEMAEHVKLFLTEHKITNAVNAPIGRLDQKVIPFISVAEKLGAFAFQLVDGPIRRIEVSYSGELATLDTKMLTISALIGVLSNITGENTNIINAQVIAKEKGIQVIESRVEETSQYFNTISVRIHSDGVKREVRGTTFPTNEPRLLGIDAFDVDLPLEGDFIMTTHSDVPGVIGKVGTILGSRGINIARMGVGRESRGGRALMLLTVDDPVPAEILNEIKQLGEFHEVRFIALSKLKPKEYMIF; from the coding sequence ATGAAGATACTCGTTACGGATGAGATTTCGAAAGAGGGGCTTGAAATACTGCGCCGAGATTCAAGTGTAGAGGTCGATATTAGACCGAATATCAGCCACGAAGAGCTGATTAAAATCATACATGAATATGATGGTATCATTATCAGAAGCGGCACTAAGATCACAAGGGATGTAATCGATGCGGGCAAGAATCTCAAAGTTATCGGTCGTGCGGGTGTCGGTGTCGATAATGTCGATGTTGAGTACGCGACAATGAAAGGCATTCTTGTCATGAATACCCCGTCCGCCAACATCATCTCGGCAGCTGAACACACAATGGCAATGATTCTGGTACTCGCGAGAAATATCGTGTGGGCCGACGCCTCGTTGAAGAGCGGAAAATGGGAGAGGAGCAAGTTCACGGGCATTGAGCTCAGTGGAAAGACTCTGGCGATTATTGGCCTTGGTCGGGTCGGAGCGGAGGTTGCGAAGCGCGCGAAGGCATTCCAGATGAGATTGATCGGATATGATCCCTTCATCTCACCTGAAACCGCGGTGAAGGTTGGCGTTCGGCTATTACCGCTCGAGAAAGCGCTTGAAGAAGCCGATATCGTGACGATCCATGCACCATTGACGCCGTCAACTTATCATCTGATCGGCAAGGATCAGATCAATCTGATGAAACCGACAGCGCTGCTCGTCAACTGCGCAAGAGGGGGTATTGTCGACGAGGAAGCTCTTTATGAAGCGCTGAAAACGAAGAGGATCGCTGGTGCGGCACTCGATGTCTTCGAGAAGGAGCCGCCGATCGGTTCAAAACTTCTTGAATTGCCAAATATCGTCACGACACCACATCTTGGAGCGTCAACAAGGGAGGCGCAAGAAAGAGTTTCACTCGAAATGGCGGAGCATGTGAAGCTCTTTTTAACGGAACACAAGATCACGAATGCCGTCAACGCGCCAATTGGTCGACTCGACCAGAAGGTCATCCCATTCATCTCTGTTGCAGAGAAACTCGGCGCATTCGCATTCCAGCTGGTTGACGGGCCAATAAGAAGAATTGAAGTCTCGTACTCAGGCGAACTCGCAACACTTGATACGAAAATGTTGACGATCTCTGCATTGATCGGCGTTCTATCGAATATCACCGGCGAAAACACGAATATCATTAACGCGCAGGTGATTGCGAAAGAGAAAGGTATCCAGGTCATCGAGTCGAGAGTGGAAGAAACATCCCAGTATTTCAACACAATCAGTGTGAGGATTCATTCGGACGGCGTCAAACGGGAAGTGCGTGGTACTACATTTCCGACGAATGAACCGAGGCTCCTAGGTATTGACGCGTTCGATGTCGACCTTCCGCTAGAGGGTGATTTCATCATGACCACGCATAGCGATGTTCCTGGTGTAATCGGGAAGGTCGGCACGATTCTTGGCAGCAGGGGAATTAATATTGCGAGGATGGGCGTCGGGCGCGAGAGCAGAGGGGGTCGGGCACTCATGTTGCTCACAGTCGATGATCCAGTGCCAGCGGAGATCCTCAACGAGATCAAACAACTCGGGGAATTCCACGAGGTCAGGTTTATTGCATTAAGTAAGCTGAAGCCGAAGGAATACATGATTTTCTGA
- the wecB gene encoding UDP-N-acetylglucosamine 2-epimerase (non-hydrolyzing) codes for MKIASIIGARPQFIKIAPLQDEISKRHEHLLIHTGQHYDYEMSKVFFEELSIPDPDYNLGIGSGSHANQTGRMLMAIEEVLLKEKPDLVIVYGDTNSTLAGALAAAKLLIPIAHVEAGLRSFNMKMPEEVNRVITDHISSIFLCPSDTAAQNLAREGIVNRVHVVGDTMIQCLMDVEQKLSKSFLQNFGVTENNYILATIHRQENADVKERLEVIIKALAKCGIEVLLPLHPRTARSIRLWGLEDLIISSGNVKILPPLNFIAFTSLEKYARTIVTDSGGVQKEAYYFGVPCVTMREETEWVETVKDGWNVLVGANEEKILRAIRNARPRSSRTTQYGDRNVAQRIVESIEKDFEGLR; via the coding sequence ATGAAAATCGCCTCGATCATTGGTGCGCGTCCTCAATTCATCAAGATCGCGCCACTTCAGGATGAAATCTCGAAAAGGCATGAACATCTGCTGATCCATACCGGGCAGCATTACGACTACGAAATGAGCAAGGTCTTCTTTGAGGAGCTCAGCATTCCCGATCCTGACTACAATCTAGGAATCGGCTCAGGAAGTCACGCCAACCAGACTGGGAGAATGCTCATGGCGATCGAGGAAGTCCTCCTTAAGGAGAAACCAGATCTCGTGATCGTTTATGGGGATACGAATTCAACACTCGCTGGCGCCCTCGCTGCTGCGAAATTATTGATTCCGATCGCACACGTGGAAGCGGGCTTACGTTCTTTCAATATGAAGATGCCTGAGGAGGTTAATAGGGTCATCACCGATCATATCTCCTCAATATTTCTGTGTCCAAGCGATACTGCTGCACAGAATCTTGCTCGAGAAGGTATTGTCAATAGGGTTCACGTCGTCGGAGATACGATGATCCAATGCCTGATGGACGTTGAACAGAAGCTCTCGAAGTCATTCCTTCAGAATTTCGGGGTTACTGAGAACAATTACATTCTCGCAACGATACACCGGCAAGAGAATGCAGATGTGAAGGAGAGACTTGAGGTGATCATCAAGGCACTCGCGAAATGCGGAATTGAGGTTTTATTGCCACTCCATCCGAGAACAGCAAGGAGTATTAGATTATGGGGTTTAGAAGATTTGATTATCTCATCTGGAAATGTGAAGATTTTGCCTCCGCTGAATTTCATCGCATTTACATCTCTTGAGAAATACGCGAGGACGATTGTCACGGATTCCGGTGGGGTTCAAAAAGAAGCATACTATTTCGGTGTTCCATGTGTTACCATGAGGGAAGAAACTGAATGGGTGGAGACGGTCAAAGACGGGTGGAATGTGCTTGTTGGTGCCAACGAGGAAAAAATTCTTCGCGCAATTCGCAATGCTAGGCCCAGGTCGTCGAGAACGACGCAATACGGGGATAGGAATGTTGCACAACGCATCGTCGAGTCGATCGAGAAAGACTTCGAAGGACTACGCTGA
- a CDS encoding MTH1187 family thiamine-binding protein → MMIAEFSIVPIGKGESLSGFVAECIKIVKESGVKYQLTPMCTILEGEYDEVMEVIKKCHMKIMSMCDRALTSIKIDDRKGRKDAMTEKVKSVKEKIG, encoded by the coding sequence ATTATGATCGCCGAATTCAGTATTGTTCCGATAGGAAAGGGAGAAAGTCTGAGTGGGTTCGTGGCCGAATGCATCAAAATTGTGAAGGAAAGCGGCGTCAAGTATCAGCTCACACCGATGTGCACAATCCTCGAGGGCGAATACGATGAGGTCATGGAAGTTATCAAGAAATGCCACATGAAGATCATGAGCATGTGCGATCGGGCACTGACATCCATCAAAATCGACGATAGGAAAGGACGAAAAGACGCGATGACTGAAAAAGTGAAAAGTGTTAAAGAAAAGATCGGATGA
- a CDS encoding alanine--glyoxylate aminotransferase family protein, with product MSVYRKLFTVGPVEVRREVLEAMTKPMIVHRGKDYEHLQESIVEKIRKALDVDMDVLIAPSSSTGLLESCVRCGVSKKMAGISNGAFGERWQSIGSLNGKTVQKIEIPWGKATRGDYVGNTLQEDVEAVTIVANESSTGVFNPLDEIINAIRSKCDPLIFIDAVTAAFGIDLKLRSLDADAIVFGTQKALALPPGLAIICVSERLLEKARSVENRGYYFDLLEMKKFADKNLPVTTPPISLMYALDFQLERILREGMKQRYERHKAMAEAVRSWAAKRLSLFAEEGYRSDTITVISKGNVKFDQLQEELKKKGFEISPGYGKIKDSTFRIGHMGDLTVKEIEELLKAMDEVLEALT from the coding sequence GTGTCCGTGTATCGTAAGTTGTTTACTGTAGGCCCTGTCGAGGTTCGACGAGAAGTTCTGGAAGCGATGACAAAGCCAATGATTGTGCATCGAGGTAAGGATTACGAACATCTTCAGGAAAGCATCGTTGAGAAGATTCGCAAGGCGCTGGATGTGGATATGGATGTATTAATAGCGCCATCGTCATCGACCGGTCTTCTCGAATCATGTGTGAGGTGCGGTGTTAGCAAGAAGATGGCTGGCATATCAAACGGTGCCTTTGGGGAACGCTGGCAATCGATCGGCTCATTAAATGGGAAAACGGTGCAGAAAATTGAGATACCTTGGGGTAAAGCGACCAGAGGCGATTATGTGGGAAACACTCTGCAAGAGGACGTCGAGGCGGTGACTATCGTTGCCAATGAAAGCTCAACTGGCGTTTTCAACCCCCTTGATGAAATCATTAATGCGATTCGCTCGAAATGTGATCCTCTCATTTTTATCGATGCGGTGACCGCCGCGTTTGGTATCGATCTCAAATTGAGGTCTCTCGACGCGGATGCGATTGTGTTCGGGACGCAGAAAGCACTCGCACTTCCGCCTGGCCTTGCCATAATCTGCGTGAGCGAGAGGTTGCTGGAAAAGGCAAGAAGCGTGGAGAACAGGGGTTACTATTTCGATTTACTGGAAATGAAAAAGTTTGCTGACAAGAATTTGCCCGTCACGACTCCGCCGATTTCTTTAATGTACGCTCTTGATTTCCAGCTTGAAAGAATTCTGAGGGAAGGGATGAAACAGAGATATGAGCGACACAAGGCGATGGCAGAGGCCGTGAGGTCATGGGCTGCGAAGCGGCTCTCTCTTTTCGCTGAGGAGGGATACAGATCGGACACGATCACCGTGATCTCAAAGGGAAATGTTAAATTCGATCAATTGCAGGAGGAACTCAAGAAGAAAGGTTTCGAGATCTCGCCTGGCTATGGGAAAATCAAAGATTCAACTTTCCGGATCGGACACATGGGTGATCTTACTGTAAAGGAAATTGAGGAACTTCTGAAAGCGATGGATGAAGTACTGGAGGCGTTGACATGA